In the genome of Cyclopterus lumpus isolate fCycLum1 chromosome 19, fCycLum1.pri, whole genome shotgun sequence, the window TAGCTTTacaatagttgtttgctgctatataaATGCTTTTAATTTAGCTAAATGAAACATCCAATGCTCTTGAAGCTCACTGAAGCCTGACGTAGCGTTTGATATCCAGACCTCTCCCTATCATTTCAGAGGCAAGGGACAGACTGGATGACGTAACCTATCGGAGAGCTCGTCACGTGATTGAGGAGATAGAAAGAACCATCCAGGCTGCTGAAGCCCTGAAGAAAGGAGCCTACAAAGAGTTTGGCGAGCTTATGGTGGAAAGCCACAACTCCCTCAGGTAAACGTTAAAGCAGCAGCATCACGCCGTTGAGGACAGAATGTGGGAGTGTGTGCTGACCGGGTGTGCCTGTGTCAGAGACTTGTACGAGGTGAGCTGCAGGGAGCTGGACGAGCTGGTGTCCGCAGCCATGGAGGTGAAGGGGGTGTTCGGCAGCCGGATGACCGGCGGAGGATTCGGCGGATGCACCGTGACTTTGCTGCAGGCGCACGCCATTGACAGGACTATACTCCACATCCAGGTGAAAACACACTCTCGTTCACACACTGTGTACTGTGGAGCCCATGTGTACTTTATGTCAAGTATCAGGATTATCATCAACAAGTCTATGTTTTCCCGCCATTCCCGCTCAcctagcattagcattagcgcGGCTAACTGTTCTCTCCACTGCCGACCCGAAGCCGATTCACTCGCTCATTTACCGAAACGGATTCTTCTTTAGATGGTCGACCGTCGACTTTAATCCCAAAACTTCCGCAAAGATAACCGATAGAAAGTAACGTTACATACACGTTAGCTTACCTTTCTAATGTCTAATGTTTCTCTAATGTTAGCGTGCTACCTGCAAGTTTTCATATTTGGTCTCTGTTGTTCTGATGCTGCTTCTTGTACAACTCTCAGTGGACTGAATTTAGTCCATAAATCAAATTTCGTCacacattggtttgtggactgtcgTTTTAAAGCCtactttactaaatgaacatcacgctgtattgaagaagacttgaaactagagattgagaacaAAAACTCATgattacaatgtttactgagggaatgaatcaagagacaattttctcatagacttctatacaatctgacttctctttgcaaccagaggagtcgccccctgctggtcactcGCCTAATTAAAAGTAATTCGCCAATTTCAATTAGTCTGCCTTTCACAATTTTTGTTACGTTTTTATATGTTGACTACATTTCTTCATAATTCCTTTCAGTGGTTACTTTGGATTTGTTTTTAGACTTAAAAACAGTTTGTCAACAAACATTTTCTGTCTTAATTTTGGCTGATGAAATCAACACTGGTTCAGACTAAAATTGACATATGGTCTATGAAGATGTTAGACCTCTTATCCATCTCAGATGTTTGGAAATGATTGTTTTTCACTGTTATGACCCAAGCTATTACAGCCGACTCCATATTCTAAGTTGAACATGTGCAGTTTGTTGTGGATGCATATTTTCACACCAGGTGACATCCTGCTGTGCTTCTTTCTCTCACTATACTGCTTTCTGTTGAATTTCTCTTTGATATATGATTTACTTCTGAAGATCACATTTGTAGTGAGTAATGGACTTATTCATATCCAGCTGACTTATTCTCATCCTGCGACAGTCATTTTAGCTGTTGTTTAGTTGGGAAATTTAACTTACCTGTTTTCACGATTCTATTTTCTGGAAAGAATCTTTGCATTCCGAAGGGCATTTGAATTGAAAAGTGTCTGTGGACATTGTTCATTAGTTCTCAGGGGAtaacaaacacattcaatgttCTGTCTGTCACTTTAAGGGGCGCATTTCAGGCAAATTGCCCCAGTCCCTTGTGTCTTGCTCAGACcgctccagtgtgtgtgtgtgtgtgtgtgtgagagagtgtgtgtgtgtgtgtgtgtgagagagagagagaaagagagcgatcAGGGGGTATGAGCTGAGAATAAAAGCGAGCTTCGTGGAGCCACAAGTGTCCAGTTATTAGCATGCTAGTCTGGTCACCGTGGCCCTGCTGCTGTCGACAGTCAGACTGCTGTTAGCGAATACCACTCAGAGTCAACAACGATGTACAGTGAACCGCAGAAAATCACAGGAACTTATAGGAATGAGAAGTGAGAAGGAAAAGAGCAGCagccttattttttttttttatgtttgaaaaTCCGGTTTGATAAATCTTTAGCTTTGGGAGCAAGACCTGGCAAATTTCCTCGCATCTTTTCCAACTTGGCCGTATCCTGGCTACTAGTTGTCGAGTCTTTCTTGGACACAAAAGAAGCACTTGACACATCCCCATCGCCTCGGCCCTCAGCATTCCTGGACAGGGCAGAGGGATCCTCGCCCTCAACTCAGGGCTTCGCAATCGCTTTGCCTCTAAGATGCTGAACCTCAACTCACCGGACGACAACAGGAACTCTCTCCAGGACCCGGTGTCGCTGAACGTCGGCGGGGAAGTCTACACCACCACCCTGGACACTCTGACCCGCTGCCCCGACTCCATGCTTGGCGCGATGTTCACCGGACAAATCCCCGTGCTGAGGGACAACGGAGGGAACGTCTTCATAGACCGAGACGGGAAAGTGTTCCGGTACATTCTTAACTATCTGCGCTCCAGCTCCCTGGACCTGCCGGATGGATTCTCAGAGCTGGCACTGCTGCGGAGGGAGGCGGATTTCTTCCAGATACGGCCCCTGCTGGAGGACATTTGCTGCTACGAGGCGTCAGTGCCTCTCAGCCTCAGAGGAGGGCCGCTAGGCGCCATGATTGTGGTGAATGTGGATTCCAAGGTATGGTTGTTTTTAAGTGAGAGCAATATGACAGTTTTGTTTACATTGAATCAACTCAATGGGCCTTCTGCATGTGTGAAATTGTTCCCTTTACTAATTTATGTTTAACATGTTGGTCCAGTTCAGAGAGTTTGATGAATGTGATCACTTGTAAGAGCAACGCTCAGAAAATGTTCTTGCATGAGGCCCATTATATGAGTTTCAATTCAGGTTAGATATTGACTAGGCGGACCATGGACACAATTGGTATGATGCTGTTTCTTCACATTTCCACGTTAAGGCGATATGACGATGTATATAAAAGATTCCTCAGGTTGATCCATATAGGTGCTTTCAGACAGCAAGCCGTTACAGCTGTGAACTCAGTCTCCTGTATTTTACCCGCGAATACTTAACTCagagcagctgtcaatcatgatgtCACGTTAACTATTTTGAAGCGTCAAATAACTCATTAAAACCAAACTTATCAGAAAAATGCTGCAGAAGCGGCAACTTGAAACTTGAGCATAGGCCGTGTCCAACCCACGATAACCGACACAGTGCCATTGGGGTTCTGGAGCTCACCCATCTTACCAGAGGAGATGGTGGCAGCAACTGCTCTTTGTCTCAACGTACCTGAATGGGTTTCTACATTTATatctcaataaaaaaagattagacCCTCTTATAACCCTCACCACTCAGTCAGCTTGAGATTTGGAGGCTCAGAACTAAGCTAAATGGACAGAGTACCGACTCCTGAAATTGTTTTTAGGAGTTCAACAGTGTCACCAGTCTGGCTTTCAGAGGTGAATTATAAAACTATAGATATTACTGGCCTTGAGTAACCTTTTTGAAAGTCAGTTTGTGTTGACCATAAATACAGTATTTGAATAGAagatgtgtgtttgcacatcCAGAGACTCGGACAGACcggttcttttgtttgtgtgcactcTGGAAAATGTGTAGTCAGCACAGTCTGCCCTCTCGTTCCAGGTTCGCGTTCTCCACTTTAACTTGCGCCACGGCCCAGAAAACTATGAGCTCCGCACGTGCTCCGTGCGAGCCTTCACTGTGGACCTCTTTTGTACCTGGAGGGCCTTCCTGGCCCTCCTCTGTGAGCGCTTCTCCTACCGAACACCCCAGGGTCTCGCGAGCCCCTGTCCGTGCAACCCGATGCAGAACAGGCTGAAACTGGAGTGGGTGCCGAGGCCGGACGAACTCCCGCGGGACCAGTACGACAAGCAGCGCTACCGGGGGCTGACGGTCTCCAGCCCGGAGCTCGCGCAGTCGGACGACATCATGAGCAGGCACCGGAACCCGAGCGATATCGCGGACATGCAGGGGTttgtggaggagctgctgaaggTATCTTTGGCTGAAGGCTTCAAGGTTGATCTGGTGACTCCCGACCCGGCGGAAATACTGAACTGCACCTCACTCCGGCTTGTCAAGTGCtgaaaaaactaaagtaaaagCACTGGAGCATGCCACGTTCTGAACGATTCTTCCCTGTGGTCACAACTCAACCAGCTATCCAGTTAGTTAGGAGTTGTGGTTAACCTTTTTATTAACTTGTATTTCATCTGGACATCAAAAGGATACAGATTATGACTAGGAGGTCTTTGAAAATGTTTACAGAAATAGTGAAGGCCGAATGAGTAGGATTCTGTATCTGCAGAAACCCTGCCCTCTGCCTTTATTTGATTAGTTTTCTTACTCTGGACCTTTCTGGACTTCAACCTTCTATAAAAACGTAGTGTCCGGGTTGCCACATTCCAAAGCACATGTCCAAGTGGAATACAAAGATGGCTTCCACAGcgccaaaaaaagaaacaataataaaGCGGACAAAGCCATAGGTGTGTAAAGAGAACTGGATGCAGTGTTGGAGACGGGTCCCCCTCTTGCTATGAAAGTCTATCAGTGGCACATGAAGCCTCAATGGAGTTGATgtacctaaaaaaaaatatatacatacggTTTGATATCTCTTTCCCAATAGAAGTCTATGGGGAAAACATACTCTCAAGTCCAATTTTCACCATGTGATGAACTCTGATTTTGTAATACCATTATGGCCACTTTGGAAATTGGACGAAGCTTGTTCCAAAACAAGAGGGAATTTGTGGCTGGCTTTCactcggaggaggagaggccgaCTTTgagtgttgtgtttacaaacTGCAACCAACAAATCCTACTCGCGGGgcctttttaaattaaagtattttgatttatttaattttttagaaAAGCTGACATGAAATCTAAAACATTGCTGGCTTCATCTAGCCGTTAAAGTGATTGCTTTTGGGCTTTTCAAACATAGGTGTGTATTAATAATTATCTATGACAGGACTGTTACATACAGTATAGAGCTGCAATGCCATGGCAGTACTCCTAGAGAACAGCAGTGATTTGGAAATAATTCCGCCAAGAGACAAGACTGTTTTCAGGTTTCTCACAGGCTGTGTCGCCCTGTAGATCCACCAATAACACTTTTCAtgagtttattcatttatttacattatgatGTGTGCATTTTCGTACCTCATGCAACATTGAGAAGCAGACGTCATGTCACTGTTTCTCTCCGGACACAATGACTTCCTGGATTCCTGTTGTTGGCATGAGGTTGCCGGGCAACCAACGGACAATTTAATCCCTGTGATGGAGCCAATGGCTAATAATTGTGAAGCTTGAACCAGTCTGGCTGTttttagtctttatgctaagcttaGGTAATTACTTCCCTACTCCAGTTCCAGTCAATGCACAGATAGGAAAGGGTTGTCTAACAAGCATAGGACTTTCACCCATGAGACCGGTGTTTGTGTCccctgtgaaaccaaaagttaaTGTTTTGGGATGTACAATTACACAATGTAACACGCTACAGACATAGTTCTTTTAACCCAAACTATAGTAGATTAATAAGTAGATTAATATCTAGACCTGAAGAAGTAGATTTGTTATCTAGACCTGAAGAAGTAGTTTTGTTACCTAGACCTAAAGAAGTAGATTTGTTCTCTAGACCTGAAGAAGTAGATTTGTTGCCTAGACCTAAAGAAGTAGATTTGTTCTCTAGACCTGAAGAAGTAGATTTGTTGCCTAGACCTAAAGAAGTAGAtttgttacctaaacctaaagAAGTAGATTTGTTATCTAGACCTGAAGAAGTAGATTTGTTGCCTAGACCTAAAGAAGTAGATTTGTTCTCTAGACCTGAAGAAGTAGATTTGTTGCCTAGACCTAAAGAAGTAGATTTGTTATCTAGACCTAAAGAAGTAGATTTGTTATCTAGACCTAAAGAAGTAGATTTGTTATCTAGACCTGAAGAAGTAGATTTGTTATCTAGACCTGAAGAAGTAGTTTTGTTACCTAGACCTAAATAAGTAGATTTGTTATCTAGACCTAAAGAAGTAATTTGTTTTCTAGACCTAAATAAGTAGATGTGTTATCTAGACCTGAAGAAGTAGATTTGTTATCTAGACCTGAAGAAGTAGTTTTGTTACCTAGACCTAAATAAGTAGATTTGTTATCTAGACCTAAAGAAGTAATTTGTTTTCTAGACCTAAATAAGTAGATGTGTTATCTAGACCTAAATAAGTAGTTTTGTTATCTAGACCTAAAGAAGTAGTTTTGTTTGCTAGACCTAAAAAAGTAGATTTGTTATCTAGACCTAAAGAAGTAATTTGTTTTCTAGACCTAAATAAGTAGATGTGTTATCTAGACCTAAATAAGTAGTTTTGTTATCTAGACCTAAAGAAGTAGTTTTGTTTGCTAGACCTAAAAAAGTAGATTTGTTATCTAGACCTAAAGAAGTAGTTTTGTTATCTAGACCTAAAGAAGTAGTTTTGTTATCTAGACCTAAAAAAGTAGATTTGTTATCTAGACCCAAATAAGTAGATTTGTTATCTAGACCTGAagaagtagttttgttgcctagacctaaagaagtagttttgttttctaGACCTGAAGTAGTTTTGTTTGCTAGACCTAAAGAAGTAGATTTGTTATCTAGACCTAAAGAAGTAGATTTGTTATCTAGACCCAAAGAAGTAGATTTGTTATCTAGACCTAAAGAAGTAGATTTGTTACCTAGACCCAAAGAAGTAGATTTGTTATCTAGACCTGAagaagtagttttgttgcctagaCCTAAAGAAGTAGATTTGTTATCTAGACCCACAGAAGTAGATTTGTTATCTAGACCTGAagaagtagttttgttgcctagacctaaagaagtagttttgttgcctagaCCTAAAGAAGTAGATTTGTTACCTAGACCTAAAGAAGTAGATTTGTTACCTAGACCTTAAGAAGTAGATTTGTTACCTAGACCTAAAGAAGTAGATTTGTTGCCTAGACCTAAAGAAGTAGATTTGTTACCTAGACCTTAAGAAGTACATTTGTTACCTAGACCTGAAGAAGTAGTTTTGTTACCTAGACCTGAAGAAGTAGATTTGTTATCTAGACCTAAAGAAGTAGATTTGTTACCTAGACCTTAAGAAGTAGATTTGTTATCTAGACCTGAAGAAGTAGATTTGTTATCTAGACCTAAAGAAGTAGATTTGTTACCTAGACCTTAAGAAGTAGATTTGTTACCTAGACCTGAAGAAGTAGATTTGTTATCTAGACCTAAAGAAGTAGATTTGTTACCTAGACCTAAAGAAGTAGATTTGTTATCTAGACCTAAAGAAGTAGATTTGTTACCTAGACCTAAAGAAGTAGATTTGTTACCTAGACCTAAAGAAGTAGATTTGTCACCTAGACCTAAAGAAGTAGATTTGTTACCTAGACCTTAAGAAGTAGTTGTGGTTTCTCTAACCTCGGCATgtaatttattacatttcacGCCACCATGATGTAATGGTCCGTTAAGTCGTTTCACATATTTCTGTAAGAATTAGAAATACCACCATAGACTtaaaacatacaacatatatCAGAGGTACATTCTGTGTCTTGTTTGGTTCCTATTTTAATGACATAGTTTTGATTTTGAGGGTCAAGTTCTTTAGTTTTCTAAATAGTAGACATGAAATGGTAAGAGAACATTTTGCTAGACTTGGCTaataatgaatgtgttttgtaCCCCCTAAAAAGAATCTGCACCATTAGAATTGGCTTATTCACATTCTTTCATGAGGAACCAAACTGGCTGTATTTCCTGGAGGGCCGGTTGCCACCCTTTGAATGACTTGCAGGGGGAGTCCGATGAGTTATGGACTTGCTGTGACTTGGCGTGTGAttcaggaggaggaaaagatgcGTCTCGGCTGAAGAGGAAAGGCCGCTCGTTGCGATAAAGAAACCCAGTGGTTCTTTCTCCTTGCTTCCTCTTTGAACTTCCTTCCTAGGCCTGTGAGGAGCACGAAATGGCTCTGCAGCCCCTCTAGATGGACAGTCTGGTTTCATAACGCCGATTCACATTCTGGCAAACAACATCAGGATGCTCACGTACAGCTGGAATGCTTAGCTCTCCGATTTGTTTCAGATGTATTATTGGTTGAAGGTGACTATGGATTAagtactcattgtgtgtgtgtttatgttattTTTTCCTTAACAGGAGCGATACAGTGGAACCCCAACATTCTATGTCACAACTCCTTCAGAGGGAGCTCGGGCTCTCAGTCTGCCCTGACCTTCTGTATAGCAGATTCCTTCCTCTTCATGGGCGTTTTCATTTCCCTTCAATTTTTCACTTGTTCAAATTAAACTGTCGTGTTGTTATGGACACAAGCTGATTGAGGAGCACTCTGTTAATGTGCCTTCGCAGTAAATCATTGTTTTACCTGTTCTGCAGCAAACAGCCGACAGACACAGTTAGAGATCAGCTGGTGGAACATTGGTTGGTGGAGCCAACTCGCCAGTCTGCAATGGGGGGAGACTGAATATCTTGCTAACATTCATCTGACGGACACAAACCTGTTGATAATGTGTGCCGgatgtgtaaatatgaaatTGCATGTGTACACATTAGCCATGATAACTTTTTAcagcaataaaatataagaactcTGTGTCCTTAGTGGCCAAGAATGACGTAGCTTTAAAGGCCCGGCACactctgtgtttttaattattcagaCTAATTAGACTTCTGCTTTTCTGCTTAATAATGGCAGAGCTATGAGGAGAATTGAGTTATgacaatacatttaatatttgaataaaaCTGATATACTGCAGGGGTAGACACGGTCACAGTCATGCCTAAGAAAAAGTCTAATCAGGCAGAATAAGTGAAAACATATATTAATGAAGCTGCtgatgtttttacatttgttgcGCTTTTTGTTTTCAAGGTTATACCAGACGTCTTTTTATCAATTAATTCTGCTCATCTCTGCCTGCTACTATTTAAAATGAAGCAATCAAAAAATATTCTGTAATTTACATGTGTGGGAATACACAGGATTTTAAAGCATTTGGTAtcttaattgaaataaaaaaattaacaacATTCTTTGTCTTTGAATTTTCTGCTGGAAGAAAGCTCTGCAGAGGCTGTGGAATCCGTGTATGTTTTCATAAACCTTCATTGTGAGCGAAAGGAACGGTCAGATCCAATTATAGGCTttttcaattagtttttttcctaTCCAATAGCATTCTTATCAATAGTTTGTTTCCACTCATTGTCTGTGTTGTGACAGATTTACCCATAGTGCAATGTGTTCTTGTAAATATGGGtttcagatgtttttgtagTATTATAACCGCATTTCCTGCTTACGTGTAAATATAGCGAATATGTTATAAGCAACTGCTATTGTTGcttgtaaatgcaataaaagtaaTTGCAGCCAGGTTGCTGCTTTAAAATGTGGTCCAACGCTTAGGTTAGACAACCCATCAAAGTGATAACTCACACCTCTCTATTCTGCATTTTAGTTAAGAGTAAGGCAATTGTATAACAGAACAATTGTTGCTTATATAAAGAATTTgccaataaaaataaacatcaatGAACATTTTTCGTCCATATTCTAAATGAATAGTCTCCGTTATAATTAAATTATGTAATCACCTCTGAATtttaacaaacataaatcaacatTTGTTAACTTCCAACAACCATATTCACAGTAGATGAGGTCAAAGCTTTGTGGGAGCTGTTGTTGGGGAATTATTATCCAAATCATTGTTGTTTCATCCAAACAGAAGTAGATTCTCATTTTGCTACGAATATGGACAGTGTCCTGTCTCAAGAAAGATGATGAAAGAAGCTCTTAGTGGAAAAACTCAGGGGAAAAACTTCAGTGACCTCTGAAATGTTTTGGAACAGAAGCAAACGCGGAAGTGGGCAGGGATGGGCGGGTTTTGGGCGCTCGGAGGGAGTTTAACCAGGTGCACTTGAATGCATCACAAGGGAGGAGTTAGCAAAACAGTGAAGTTTAGCCTAGCAGGAAACACCGAGGTTACCACCGCGGCAGTGGAAAAAGAAGGAGCTCCAGTCCCAGCTCCAGTCCCCGTCTGAGTTTCGAACCGGAGCTCAGTTGTGATATCCTTCAGCGAAATACACTGTCGCTTGGATTCTGGGAGTCACGTTGCTCGCTTACAGTCGGGTCACATTTTTTCCTCCCCACCGACTTTTTGAGGGATAGAGCTTTAGCCAACTAAATCACCCGACACTGGCCGGGGTGGACTCTTATCCAGTGGCTGAGAACCGTACACACCATCTGAGCAACGGCTGTTTGGAACCAGGTGGGTTGGTTAGCTCGTGCCAACAGGTGTTTGCTTGAGAGCCACTGGGGCTAACTAACAATTGAACTGACGTTACCGTGTATTCAGCACATCCACCGGGGTTTCTGTCCGGCGCCTGAACGGCTCCAACTTGAGCTAACTATAAGTTGCTAGGTTAGCCAGACATCAGTCTCCCCCATTGCCGACTGACTGGCTAGCTGGCTAACAACTATTATTCCACCCCTGAATCAAAAAGGCTGAACGCGAGTAAATTCAGATTATGTGCACCGGCTAATTTGCACATTTCGCAGCCGTAGAGTGCTACGTTGCTCGCTACATGCATGCTCATATTACGCGTTGAACTTTCAGGTATTAGTTAAAGTTGACGTTGCCTGACGTTTACCATCTCTCACACGCCCGTATTCCACCGGGAACACGTTACGTGTAGTCAAACTATAAGTTGTTACAGCCTGTGTTGTGCTTCAGTGGTTTGCTTGATGTATTTCGGCCATGCCGAATGTACCAAATTgtgtaaattacttttttggGGCGGGGT includes:
- the LOC117748573 gene encoding BTB/POZ domain-containing protein KCTD21-like, coding for MLNLNSPDDNRNSLQDPVSLNVGGEVYTTTLDTLTRCPDSMLGAMFTGQIPVLRDNGGNVFIDRDGKVFRYILNYLRSSSLDLPDGFSELALLRREADFFQIRPLLEDICCYEASVPLSLRGGPLGAMIVVNVDSKVRVLHFNLRHGPENYELRTCSVRAFTVDLFCTWRAFLALLCERFSYRTPQGLASPCPCNPMQNRLKLEWVPRPDELPRDQYDKQRYRGLTVSSPELAQSDDIMSRHRNPSDIADMQGFVEELLKVSLAEGFKVDLVTPDPAEILNCTSLRLVKC